TTTTCCACAGGTGAGGCGCTTAGAGAGATTTCTGCCTTATGTGTCTGTGGGGGTAATAGGTTTTATAATTGCAGTGGTGCTGTCTTTGAATGTGGAAAACTTGAGGGGTGTGCCTTTTAAACTTTTCTTTGCTGTTTTTCTTCACAATGCACTGGGTTTTCTTCTGGGTTTGGCCATAGGAAAACTTTTTGGGCTTGATACAAAAATGTCAAAGACACTCTCTATTGAGGTAGGCATTCAAAACTCGGGATTGGCAGTAGCTTTGGCAGTAAAACACTTTACACCTTTGGCATCTTTGCCCGGAGCCATCTTCAGCCTTATACAGAACATTAACGGCATAATTTTGGCTATACTTTACAAAAGGTTATGAGGATAATACTGCTTTTATTTGTCTTTTTGAGCGGTTGCGCAGTAAGTGTAAGAGAAAGAAAAGAGACACAAACATACCAAGAGCTAAAGGTCAATTGTGAGACACCCATTTATACAAAGGGCTACTACTGCCATGGTGAGAGAGCAAAAAGCGCGCTAGTTCAACCTCTTAGCAGGGTGAAGATCACCAATTTGAGAAACGGGAAAAGTATAACCATAGCTGTGGTGCGTGATGAGGCTGCTGATGGTGTGTGTCTGCCAGAAAGGTACGCATACCTTCTTGGTCCCGCTCCCTTTCCAGCAAGGCTGGACATCCAAAGGTGCGGAAAGGAAGGCATAACAACATGTCCTGCCAAGATAGAGGGTCTTGCCAGCTACTACGCGAATGAATACCACAGCAGGGAGTCCTCTTACGGCGTGCCTTACGACATGCATGGCATGTACGCAGCCCACAGGAGTTTGCCTCTTGGTACACTGCTTCGTGTGATAAATCCGGAAAACGGAAAGGAGGTGGTAGTAAAAGTGATAGACAGAGGTCCTTTCAAAGAGGGGAGGGTGCTGGACCTTTCTTACGAAGCTGCAAGAAGGCTTGGTATGGTGCAAAAAGGTGAGGCAAGGGTTGTGGCTTATGTATTGAGATGCGGTGAGTGAAGCTTTTTAACCACAGGCACAAAGGCTTTTGTGGACACCAAGAGGGTGTCTCCCACACTGAGTTCCTGCGCGGTTTTTTTGTCTACCACCACCTGCACCAGCTCCGACCCTACTGCTATGCTGAGGATGCACGCCACATCTACGCAGACCTTTTCCAAAAGCACGCCTGTGAGAGAAAACTTGGGAGACCACTCTCTTGAGAATAGCACCTCCCTTGGGGTGCCAAAGGCTTTTATCCGACCGTTTTCAATCCTCAGGACTCTGTCCGCAAGCCTGAGTACATCCTCTATGCTGTGCGAAACCATGAAGGTAGGAATCCGGTACTTTCTCTGGAAAGCCTTTATCTCGTCCCGCAGAGCTATGGCAGTCTCTTGGTCAAGGGCTGAGAGTGGCTCGTCAAGGAGCAAAAGCTTGGGCTCTCTGGCTGTAGCTCTCAAAAGCGCCACCCTCTGCTTTTGACCTCCCGAAAGCTCGGAAGGCTTTCTGTCTTTTAAAGCTTCCATTTTGGCAAGTCTGAGAAGCTCCAGAACTTTCTGTGGGTCTTTCCTCTTCATCCCGTAGGCTATGTTTTCCGCCACCGTCATGTTGGGAAATAGGGCATAGTCCTGAAAGACAAAGCCCACATCCCTCTTCTGGGGTGGGAGGTTTATACCCCTTTTAGAATCGTGCCAGACCTCACCATCCACTTCCAGATAACCCTCGTCAGGCTTTTCCAGCCCCGCTATGATTCTCAGTAGGGTAGTCTTTCCCGCACCGGAGGGTCCAAAGATGAGCAAAAACTCCGCATCACTTACCTCAAGCTCCACATCCAGTAAAAAATCTCCGCCAGGTCCATGAAGGCGCTTTCTAACATAGAGCCTTATCAAAGCAGACTCCACCTCCTGTTAAGAAGGTAAAGAGCCAGAAGCGTCAGGAAGGAAAGAGAAAAGAGCACAAGGGCGTAAACGTGGGCTGCTGTGTAGTTTATCGCCTCCACCGCGTCGTATATGGCAATGGACACCACCCTGGTTTCCCCCTCTATGTTGCCACCCACCATAAGCACCACACCAAACTCTCCTATGGTGTGAGCAAAAGAGAGAACTACGCCCGTAAGGATGGATGCCTTCATGTTGGGAAGTATAACTCTAAGGAGCGTCTCCAGTTTGGACTTGCCCAGCGTCCAGCTCGCCTCTATGAGGTCTCTGGGGATGCTTCTGAAGCCCGCGGTAAGCGGGTGGACCATCATGGGAAGGCTGTAAATGATAGAAGCCAACACTATGCCCTCAAAGTGAAACACCAGCTGTTTGTTAAAGAGTTTGTACCAGAGTGAACCTATAAGCCCGTGCTTGTTAAAAAGGAGCAGAAGGTAAAAGCCAAGGACTGTGGGAGGGAGCACTAAAGGTAATGCAACCAATACCTCTATAATCGTGCTTATTCTGCGCTTTGTATAGGCAAGGTAGTAAGATACGGGAATGCCAACAAGTAAAAGCAGAGCGGTGGTTACGGAGGCGAGCTTGAAGGTAAGCCAGAAGGGAGACCAGTCTATCTCACTCATGAATAGCCTCCAGAGCCACCTGCAGGGGAGGGACAAAAACATAAACCTGCTCTCCCTCGGAGATGCCAAGCGCATCCAGCTGTTTAGTCAAGAGCATGACCTTTAGCTCCAGACCTGCGCAGGTTAACTTAACCAGCGAAAGCACGGACCCACGCTCTACGCTTTTTACCACTCCTACGAAAGTATTTATACACGGGGTCTTCTCCTTCATGAGTATTATGCTGCTTTCTTTGACTACGCACTCTACCCTCCTGCCCTCTTCCACAAAGGCGGCATGGTGCGGAGCTGACAGCACCACCGTGTATAAGTCTCCCAAATCTGTCTTTACTTCCACCTGCGACACACCGTTCAAAGATCTTATTCTCTTCACTCTGCCGTGGATGGCATTCATTACTTCTCACCTGGCAGGACAAAACCGTACTTTACGAATATCTTTCTTGCCTCGGGACTTCCCACAAACTCGTAAAACCTTTTCACCGCCTGAGAGTTCTCGCCCACCTTGGTAATCCCATAGCCTTGCACTATGGGAGCGTGCTTGTTTTCTGGCACCAGCCAGTAGTTGCCTGCCTTCTTCATATTTTCAGAGATGGCAAGGGAAAGGGGTATAAGACCCACATCCGCAGAGCCCGAATAAACGAAGCTGGCAGTCTGGGAGACGTTCTCGCCCAGCACCAGCCTGTCCTTTACCTTATCAAAAACTCCGTAGTTTTCCAGCACCTGCTTGGCAGCTCTCCCATAAGGCGCATGCTCCCAGTTGGCTATGGCTATCTTTTTGGCTTGAAAGAGCACCTGAGGAAACTTGGAAGGGTCAAGACCCGAGTCTTTGCGCACCCACACCACCAGCCTTCCCACCGCGTAAGGCTTAGGCTTAGTGACCACATAGCCCTCTCTGTATAACTCTTCCACGTACTTCATGTCCGCGGAGAAAAACAGGTGGTATGGCGCACCCGATTTTATCTGCGCGGTGCCCTTGCCAGAAGAGCCAAAGATGAGCTCCACCTTATCCTCGGGATGCTCCTTCTGGTAGATGTCTGCTATCTCTTTAAGAGCGTACTGCAGGTCCGCTGCGGCAAAGACCCTTATGAGCTCTGCCTTAGAAAGACCAAAGAGCAAAAGCAAAGAAAGAAGCAAGGACCTCAGCATAGTAGTACCTCCTTGAAAGGTTTATTTACCTATCATCACATCTGTAGCCTTGATGACCGCATACACGCTGTCGCCTTCTTTGAGGTTAAGCTCCTGTGCAGACTGTCTCGTAATTACCGCCACCACCTCCTGACCGCCCACATCCATAACCACCTCCGCAGCTACCTGTCCCAGCAGTACCTTCTTGACAGTGCCTTTGAGCTTGTTGCGTGCACTTACTTCCATGATAAACACCTCCTTTACAAGAGCACTTTTTCCAAGCTTTTTTCTACGGAGTAGCCGGGCATAGCCTTTAAAAACTCCCTGTAGCGCCTTGAGACAAGAGCAGAGAGCACCTTAGTAAAGGCTTTATCTTTCTCCAGCTCCTCCCTGTAGCAGAGGCAGTAGTCTTCTCTTCTTACGCTCAGAAACTCAAGCCCGTACTCGCAGGCAAAGAGCCTGGTAGCCACACCCGCATCTCCAAAAGCGTTTTTTATGCTAAAGGCAAGCTCCCTGTGCCCTCCCTCCACTTCCCTGAAAAGCCCCGCCTTTACTTCCTCTTTTATCTCCTCAAAGGCTTTCCTTGAGCCAGAGCCTTCCTCTCTCACCAGCCACACAAGCTTTCTGTTTTTGAGGTCTTTAAAGCTCTTTACTTTAGCATCTTTCCTTGTAAGCACCCCCTCCTCCCACGAGAAGAGCCTTATAACCGCAAAACCACTGCCCAGAAAATCTTTTATCTCCCTGAGGTTCTCCTCAAAGCTCCCCAGATGCACGCCTGCCATATGCACATAACCATCC
The DNA window shown above is from Hydrogenobacter thermophilus TK-6 and carries:
- a CDS encoding TOBE domain-containing protein, whose translation is MNAIHGRVKRIRSLNGVSQVEVKTDLGDLYTVVLSAPHHAAFVEEGRRVECVVKESSIILMKEKTPCINTFVGVVKSVERGSVLSLVKLTCAGLELKVMLLTKQLDALGISEGEQVYVFVPPLQVALEAIHE
- a CDS encoding TOBE domain-containing protein, with translation MEVSARNKLKGTVKKVLLGQVAAEVVMDVGGQEVVAVITRQSAQELNLKEGDSVYAVIKATDVMIGK
- a CDS encoding sulfate/molybdate ABC transporter ATP-binding protein, translated to MIRLYVRKRLHGPGGDFLLDVELEVSDAEFLLIFGPSGAGKTTLLRIIAGLEKPDEGYLEVDGEVWHDSKRGINLPPQKRDVGFVFQDYALFPNMTVAENIAYGMKRKDPQKVLELLRLAKMEALKDRKPSELSGGQKQRVALLRATAREPKLLLLDEPLSALDQETAIALRDEIKAFQRKYRIPTFMVSHSIEDVLRLADRVLRIENGRIKAFGTPREVLFSREWSPKFSLTGVLLEKVCVDVACILSIAVGSELVQVVVDKKTAQELSVGDTLLVSTKAFVPVVKKLHSPHLNT
- the modB gene encoding molybdate ABC transporter permease subunit, coding for MSEIDWSPFWLTFKLASVTTALLLLVGIPVSYYLAYTKRRISTIIEVLVALPLVLPPTVLGFYLLLLFNKHGLIGSLWYKLFNKQLVFHFEGIVLASIIYSLPMMVHPLTAGFRSIPRDLIEASWTLGKSKLETLLRVILPNMKASILTGVVLSFAHTIGEFGVVLMVGGNIEGETRVVSIAIYDAVEAINYTAAHVYALVLFSLSFLTLLALYLLNRRWSLL
- a CDS encoding septal ring lytic transglycosylase RlpA family protein, with product MRIILLLFVFLSGCAVSVRERKETQTYQELKVNCETPIYTKGYYCHGERAKSALVQPLSRVKITNLRNGKSITIAVVRDEAADGVCLPERYAYLLGPAPFPARLDIQRCGKEGITTCPAKIEGLASYYANEYHSRESSYGVPYDMHGMYAAHRSLPLGTLLRVINPENGKEVVVKVIDRGPFKEGRVLDLSYEAARRLGMVQKGEARVVAYVLRCGE
- the modA gene encoding molybdate ABC transporter substrate-binding protein, producing the protein MLRSLLLSLLLLFGLSKAELIRVFAAADLQYALKEIADIYQKEHPEDKVELIFGSSGKGTAQIKSGAPYHLFFSADMKYVEELYREGYVVTKPKPYAVGRLVVWVRKDSGLDPSKFPQVLFQAKKIAIANWEHAPYGRAAKQVLENYGVFDKVKDRLVLGENVSQTASFVYSGSADVGLIPLSLAISENMKKAGNYWLVPENKHAPIVQGYGITKVGENSQAVKRFYEFVGSPEARKIFVKYGFVLPGEK
- a CDS encoding substrate-binding domain-containing protein, which codes for MNNKVKEYRLKRGLSQEELAKLCGMPRSTLSAIESGRAVPSVEYAIKLSKALGCTVEELFGEEEKLIFCGLVDGPFVSARVGEKLVIYPMDARMLTLLPPDGTLKDGKIEWFNKSTLPTYVFAGCDTSFGLLSYELISEGVRTVAVYASSRKALRFLKDGYVHMAGVHLGSFEENLREIKDFLGSGFAVIRLFSWEEGVLTRKDAKVKSFKDLKNRKLVWLVREEGSGSRKAFEEIKEEVKAGLFREVEGGHRELAFSIKNAFGDAGVATRLFACEYGLEFLSVRREDYCLCYREELEKDKAFTKVLSALVSRRYREFLKAMPGYSVEKSLEKVLL